From a single Oreochromis niloticus isolate F11D_XX linkage group LG3, O_niloticus_UMD_NMBU, whole genome shotgun sequence genomic region:
- the LOC112846469 gene encoding uncharacterized protein LOC112846469 has product MAGKVLSTLLGVMALMSSWSAVETLYVQGNHTQYPHGYSTNFWWQFMNTTAHLNNRTDCYVCAHMPLSAYTSGLWPYSITEDRSWCLLGLATHPGNRVLWSKANYSTPLNITWSKSPLLNVNCSGQTDLLAWPQVSDPLPDIILLNKLNAAQLPLCVMNNGTLSVGELPLHVCGYIYTYCPPENESRCMKCLTSAKCAENLTLRRTECKFNLAYRIPVKAKSQKWTGCARTVPSSKGTRVLADWYFMCGHKAYLSLPEGWGGLCALVKLSDHVFFMDRVEHHPSNRQKREVDIASPNSFGVTVDTGVPREFRIWSGGAKFFQSLIPNIGVAEVRDHVEINRYALLRHINLTKKLGTALAEEQKAIRTMVLQNRLTLDLITASQGGVCKLIGETCCTFIPDGYTTGGDIYEALQNLTALQKYVADHTSGGDASQGWIAWLTSGPWWNMFLKFLTPILTLLTLLCLFTGCILPCVRSMVNKMIANTFTNYILLQQSDMDAKANVCV; this is encoded by the coding sequence ATGGCTGGAAAAGTGTTGTCTACCCTGCTGGGTGTAATGGCTTTGATGTCGTCATGGTCAGCAGTGGAGACCTTGTATGTCCAAGGAAACCACACCCAATACCCTCATGGCTATTCTACAAACTTTTGGTGGCAATTTATGAATACAACTGCTCACTTGAACAATAGGACGGACTGCTATGTGTGTGCTCATATGCCGTTATCCGCATATACATCTGGATTGTGGCCGTACAGCATAACAGAGGACAGAAGTTGGTGTCTGTTAGGCTTAGCAACTCATCCTGGCAACAGAGTCCTGTGGTCCAAGGCCAACTATAGTACACCTCTGAACATCACCTGGAGTAAGTCGCCACTTCTGAACGTGAATTGTTCTGGACAAACTGACTTATTGGCCTGGCCTCAAGTGTCAGACCCGCTGCCAGACATAATATTGCTGAACAAGCTGAACGCAGCTCAACTACCGTTGTGTGTGATGAACAATGGAACACTGTCAGTGGGGGAGCTGCCGCTTCACGTATGTGGATACATATACACCTACTGCCCACCAGAGAATGAGAGCAGGTGTATGAAATGTTTGACCAGTGCGAAGTGTGCTGAGAACTTGACATTGAGGAGGACGGAATGCAAGTTCAACCTGGCTTACAGAATACCAGTAAAAGCAAAGAGCCAAAAGTGGACAGGCTGTGCAAGGACAGTGCCGAGCAGTAAAGGAACAAGAGTGTTGGCTGATTGGTATTTCATGTGTGGACATAAAGCCTATCTATCACTCCCTGAGGGATGGGGAGGATTATGTGCCTTGGTGAAGTTATCGGATCATGTCTTCTTCATGGACAGAGTTGAACATCACCCTAGCAACCGACAGAAGCGTGAGGTGGATATAGCCTCACCAAATTCTTTTGGAGTAACAGTAGACACTGGAGTGCCACGGGAATTCCGCATTTGGAGTGGAGGAGCTAAGTTCTTCCAAAGTCTGATCCCGAACATCGGAGTTGCAGAGGTGCGGGATCACGTGGAGATCAACCGGTATGCCCTACTGCGACACATTAATCTCACTAAGAAGCTGGGAACAGCCTTAGCAGAGGAGCAAAAGGCCATCAGAACGATGGTCCTGCAGAACAGGCTGACCCTGGACTTGATAACAGCATCACAAGGAGGAGTGTGTAAGCTGATTGGAGAAACCTGTTGTACATTTATCCCGGATGGATACACGACTGGAGGAGACATCTATGAAGCACTGCAGAACTTAACTGCTCTGCAGAAATATGTGGCGGACCACACATCAGGAGGAGACGCGTCACAAGGCTGGATAGCCTGGTTGACATCTGGACCATGGTGGAATATGTTCTTAAAGTTTTTGACTCCCATTCTCACATTGTTGACATTGCTTTGCTTGTTTACAGGTTGCATTTTGCCATGTGTAAGATCAATGGTGAATAAAATGATTGCTAACACTTTTACCAACTACATACTGTTGCAGCAGAGTGACATGGATGCTAAGgctaatgtgtgtgtatga